The following coding sequences lie in one Paenibacillus durus ATCC 35681 genomic window:
- a CDS encoding ANTAR domain-containing response regulator: MHSLLVVYSRLNGNSPDKTAAGSRPELLLRSCGYIVEVAASREEAVSLIADVDASILCLPITEFKNWADLLMSCKTAPIIWWCTEETATLSVAACEDNFIADGVLSPSMQPHEIHWGLHFGAKQCFERKQWMKEKEQLLSRLEERKWIEMAKGILSKAKNISESEAYDLLRKQAMNERKRMVDVATSIVKVYRMLQDQI; the protein is encoded by the coding sequence ATGCATTCCCTGTTGGTTGTATATAGCAGGCTGAACGGAAACTCTCCGGACAAGACCGCTGCCGGGTCCAGGCCGGAACTCCTTCTCAGATCCTGCGGCTATATCGTTGAAGTCGCCGCTTCCCGGGAAGAAGCCGTCTCGCTGATTGCCGATGTTGACGCCTCCATACTGTGTCTGCCGATTACGGAGTTCAAAAACTGGGCGGATCTGCTGATGTCGTGCAAGACCGCTCCTATTATATGGTGGTGTACAGAAGAGACCGCCACCCTCTCCGTAGCCGCGTGCGAGGACAACTTTATTGCGGATGGCGTCTTGTCTCCGTCCATGCAGCCTCACGAGATACACTGGGGCCTTCATTTCGGAGCCAAACAATGCTTTGAACGGAAGCAGTGGATGAAAGAAAAGGAGCAGCTACTCTCCCGTCTTGAAGAAAGAAAATGGATAGAGATGGCCAAGGGCATCCTCTCCAAAGCCAAAAATATTTCCGAATCCGAAGCATACGATCTTCTGCGCAAACAAGCGATGAACGAACGTAAACGGATGGTCGATGTCGCGACATCGATCGTTAAGGTATACCGAATGCTTCAGGATCAAATCTAA